The DNA sequence TCTCCTTCATGACTTGCAAGACACGACGCAGGGGTCGCTGCTTTCAGCTTTAATGCAACACTGTAAGCCTCCACAGAGGCGGTTTCCGTTGGAGAAAGGTTTGGCTCCGCCGTGGTGGCCTAACGGAAATGAGATATGGTGGGGTGAACAAGGGGTTTCTCAAGAGCATGGGCCTCCTCCATATAGGAAACCTCATGATCTCAAAAAGGCTTGGATAGTAAGTTCTTTGGCTGCAGTGATTAAGCATATGGTTCCTAATTTGGACAGGGTTAGAAGGCTAGTAAAGCAGTCCAAGTGCTTGCAAGATAAAATGACTGCTAAGGAGACCGCGATTTGGTCAAAAGTGGTTAACCAAGAAGAAGCAATTCTCCAACTTATTACTGATCAGAAACCAATCAGCTGCCCCGAAATCGCGGGCACCACGGCCTTACATTCTAACGAAAAGAGGAAGTGCATGTTTGATGACGATTGCTCTGAATTGGATCGATGCTCCACATGTTCTTCCAAAAACTTCAAACAGTGAATTAGGTTTAGGCTTTGTGGATAAGAAATCAAGGGCAGGCCATGATCAAAATAATGTTTCTGATTCAATGCGGGAGGTTGACACAAGTTCTTCGTATGATCATTCCTCAAATGATTCAGGATTCGAAAGTGTGGTGGAATGGATTAATATGGACTTACAAAAGGCCAGCATAAACGAAGTCGGTGGAGTGGTCCGGCCTGTCTGGTTTTCCAAATACTTACTGGGAAGGTGGAATGGAAGAATTAGCTTTGGATGCAGCATTTGAGATTCAAAGGCAAAAAATGGATTTGAATTTATGTCCAGAAGAAGGGATCTCACAGGTGAATCAAGACTCAACTTCAATTTGGGACATGGGATATGATTATGATAATTTATAAGGTCAAATGTTCACAATTTCTGTTTGTTGGCTTGTTGCTATGTATCACTAAACTTTTTTGTCCCACATTTATTCATCGATCACATCTGgattaattcttttgtttacttattCCTATTTATATTAGTAATGTCCTCGTCTACATTGTAATCTATAAACGTCAACCTTTCTACCTCCTTACACCGTAACAAAGCCTCACCGGTTACATGAATGTTCCCTATTTTGTTCATTTGTTtaatcttctttctcttctacAAAAGAACCAGAAAATTTacgaagcaaaaaaaaaaaaaaagggtggaaAAGTAATTCCTAACTTCCCTAATGCAATGTACAATATTTTGATTGAGCGATCTGATGTTTCTATTATAACTCATAGAAGCTGTGTCTTTGAGGCATGCAGGCATCAAATTCGAATCTTGGAGCAGCACACGAGTAACCCTTTCTGAATCTGTTGTTTTTGCTTCTAAGTAGGTTCACTTCAACTGAAAACACAGCACAAACAGGTCTGTGATCGGAGAATCTTGATTCACCCCGGATATAGGACAACTGTTCGAAACCTTCACCGCGCCATAGTATCCTATCACACCTGTAAACTTATCTTGTTAACATAAAGCCTAATAATCAAGATTCAATGTAAAACTAGGGCCCAAGAAAACTCTTATTCAAGGAGAAGGATATATACCATGCAGGGGTTCGTCGTTTCTTCTTGGACTTGGCAGTTTCTCCTGCGTAAGAGTCTGAATTATGGGAATACTTATAAGTGGGGGCAAAGTAGATTTGTCCCTCTTTGAACCCATCAAATACTCTCCcagcttctctctctatattCAACTGTACTCATAAATCAAACCAGATCTTGTAAGTGAATCATAtctaaattaacaattaatacTAAAATGGTTTTCTTTTGTAGTATTGAAATTGTATACCACATACATACATCATATATTATAACTAGAATAGTATTCTACCACTCAGCTCGCCTCATGTAGTCTGCATTCTACAGTATTGTTTATAATGAAATTTAAGTTACTCAATCATCTAGCTAGAATGGTGCTTGACAGAACCAACCTGATCTTTCTCTAGAAGTGCATCCCAATCATTGTCCTCcaacaaaaccctagtttcttcATAGCTCAAAGCCACCCGATAATTCAAATCTCCTAGCCATATTACGCGACTGCAACAGTTTCATTTATCAGAAGAACACATTTGATTCATTAGTAACAAACTGATCGAATCATGAAAGTAAATAATGAAattaatggaaaaaaaaaaaactcaatagaCAGTGAACCGGTAAAACGTACTCATGGTCAACTATTCTTTCGCAAGGAAGACGATTTGGATTCTTGCAAATCTTGGGGAATTGTGTGCCCTTCAGGATCTCCACCACATCCGCATTCCTCTTCAGTTCATCGCCTTCCTTCTCGCCGGAAGCCAAGTGACTGCACACGAAACAAAAGCTTGTTTGGTGCAACGTCATGCTTATTGATATGCATCCCTGCAAAAATAATCAAGTCACTGTTCAAATATCGAGTTATTTAGATTATCTTTATATGACATTTGCCCATTACATTGTAGACTAGATATTTCTAACTTATATTAGAAAGGACCCGCCTATGTCAAAGATATGAGCTACAATATATATAATCAGTACACAAATGTTTTATTCAGGTACACATGAACACAGGCTCAAGAATACACTGGCTTTACTAACCTTATTTCCAAGGCAACCCATTATTCCTCTTCCCACGGTAGAAACTCTAAGATGGCCAACGTGTTGTACCAACTCTCTTCGAACCCAAACTGATACGAAAATCCCTACCATCTTCTTGCTTGTTATGAGAGAGTAACTCATCTCGGAGGAAGGAAGCGACTGTAACCCTGCAGTTGCAAGAAATTCGTCTACCCTACCGTCACAAGAACCATATGAGGAGTCTAATTTACTATCTGCAGGATCACTGAGTTTTCTTAGCCGCCGTCTTTCACGAGATGGAAATTCAAAGGGGCAGTTACAAGACTTGAGAATTCTACTGTCTGCCCTGAAGCTTTTGCTGATAACTTTGAGAGAAGGCTTCTGAAAGAAGTTGAGACTGCCTGGGGACTTGGATTCCTTGTTATGTGAGGACTTATTGGAACCATGACTCGAAGAATCTGAAGAACAACAAAACGTATTGGTGCACGCATTCTGGGGTTTATTTAGGGCTTGGCTTATAAGGGTTAGCCATTTTGCAGCTGGTTCGTTGTCCTCGATCACTAACACGTTTCCAGCACTTAAAGGGACGATTTCCTGAAACCTAATGAAGAAAACTTTAGTGTTAAAAAACATCCGAAATATGGAAAACCACAGTCAATTGGCAACAATATTTTAGTAAACTTAGTATATGAAAAATTAATTGTCCCACATTAACTAAGAATCATACCCTAACACATAGATGTCTGAAGAGCCTTCGACCTGCAAGAAATCTTCAAGGTTGAGGCCATTGTTGGGAGACTTTCCTCCTACATTCCATGTGGCCACGAATATCCTGCACCCGAATTACGCCCGTCTTATGTTCAATTTtcgactatatatatatgtaaacttTCTCTTGTGACAAGAATCGTTACCTGAATTCTTTAGTCTCAATTGATGGCAACATAGAGTGTTGTTCAAAGTTTGATAGGTTTAGGCTTTGAATCCCCGGACTTGTATGTCTTTCTGCGAGTAGAGAAGAAAGGGGAGCcatcatatttttttttgacttgTATGTCTTTCTGcgagtatatttttttttaaaactcaatgttTCTCTAGTCAAGCAAAGGCCTAAGTCCCAAGGGTcaaatcaagcaagaaattttCAAGTTCCCATTGATGTCTATCCCTTAAATACAAATATATTGACCATAATCAGAACACATCATCGGTATTAGGTTATTGACCATAATCAGAACACATCATCGGTATTAGGTAAGCTACCAAAACTATTCATGAAAGATAAGGAAAATTCCTTCTATTAATGGTAAGTGGCATGTCTCCATCATTCATATCCAATCCAAAATAACTTACCCATCAATATTTTTAAGTACATAAAAACAATTTCCATAACATGGTATGTTTCTGAGATCTCTGTACTAATGAATTATTATGGcacctaattaattaatttctgGCATAATGAGATACCTGAAAAACTCTTTCTCATCATTGGGGCTGCCTCCATGAAagcttttttcctttcttcaatCTTTTTCTCCAAATCTATTAAGGAAAAAAACTTATTGAAAGAGCACGAGAgagacagaaagagagagaaagaaaaggaaagagataTACCGAGATCTCCATCACCATCTGATTCTGAGCTTTCACGCGCGGTTCGCTTTGCACCAAAAAGTCTAGGAATGATAGACTTCACCCCAAAAAATAtaatgaaaaatacaaaaaacaatTAAATCACAAAATCTTAACAGAAGAACCTAAAGAAACATGATTAACGCCATataccttctttttcttttcgttcTTGACGGAACTATCAGGTGTGATGGCGGTGTCGCTTGTGATGATGACGGTGTCGGTGGCTTTGGTCATATCGAGGTTGGCATCTCCACCAGGGGAAGACATTCATTCATTGATAGAGTATTTGATAAAGATTAGGTCACACACACACTTTCAGTGAGCGTATTTTTTGATATTATCTCTGAAAATGAGCGAGTTTTCTTTTCCGGGTTTGGTCTGTTGGTGAATACAAATGATctgtaattttctgtttttgggtCTTGCTGATCTTGTTTGATGTGATCAAtgattttccctttctttttccttttctgtgttTTCTGTTTGGAAAGATGAGATTTTGGCGCCAAGGCTTTCGGAGAACTTAATTAGGACGGCAAAGAGGAGAAACCGTTTGTTCACAACCCGAATTCAAACCCAACTGTGATGTCGTTGTCGTTTCATTTTTGTCCGGgaagttctattcatacctccacatttaaaaaaaaaaaagttgattaCATTAGATCCACAGACATTAATAGGCTAGAGACTAACAACActtaagagaaaagaaattggcGGGGAAAAAACCAAAACTTTACCCAAGCATCGCAGCTCATTACAAACCAATAATGCTAGCTTAAAAGCAAGCCTGGTACATGCTATAATAGACCCGCCTCCTAAGGAAAAATCAATCATCTATGCCTCACCTTCCAGGCACACAATTGTGGTATAACCGAGAACATAGAAACATCTCAGagaactcctagaagctaccatTACACACACCAAGCTTGAAAATTTAAAGAAACTTAAAATAGGACCAACTCCTTCCGGTTAGGCTTGGAGTCAAGGGCATTAACCAAGTCCTCAGTCAAATTCTTCCTGACCTTAgaggtcttcttcttctcataaCCTGCATCCTTTGCCTTCTTTCCTTTACCAGCAGTACCATAGGGCATCCACATTTGGTATATAGACTTCTTCCAATTTTGTTAGATTTTATTTCCCACTTTATCCCTCTAAATATCTtaacaaaaaacaaatataaTAACCGAGTCGTCCTCTTCTATCTTATCATCcatcattgttttgtttttctttccccTTTATCTTTCTTGTTAATGAGAAGACAATTTTTTCTCCTGACTAATACTGCCATCCAATTCTAAGAAAGTAATCACGTACCAACATTACCAAGATGGAGACTcattcgaattttttttttgttttttttttaaattcaactAAAGTCACCCAAGTCTTTTCAAATCCAAACAAAATAGGGCTAGTGAATCAAcatagagagaagaagagaaacgAAGAGAGtcagagaaagaaaagagagagagagagagagagagagagaaaggtcaAGCAcgcattgatttttttttttttttcaagtttctATAGGGGCAGAATGGAAAACCAATCCTTGCAAAAAATTGTGGTCTGAATAGAAGCTTTCTTTTTGTCCATGTAAAAAGATCCTCTAAAAAATAATCTTTTTACATGGACAAGAAAGATAGAggggaaagaaaaacaaaacaatgatgGATGATAAGATAGAAGAGGACGACTCGGTTACTAAGAGTAAAAAATTATCctctaaaaaatataaaaataaaaagtgatcCCAACGATTATTATTACTAGCAAAGTGTCTGCATTTCTCACAAGTAATATTATGAGGTTGAAAAATGAATCCACTAAAAAAcatagtgattttttttttttttggtggtctaattagtttttcaattttacacTCTAGGAGGAATACCTTTGGACTCTAGCTACCACTAGCAATCCTTGTCCGAAAAGGATACACCGTCTTTAGTTCCAAGATAACGTCATTAGTTCTCGTCTTTGGAGGTTTTGAGTCTTTTGACTTTTGTTTCCTTGGTTGAAAACTATTATGGTAGGCCAAATGAGAAGACAAGTAGAGACTAAATTGGATTTCAGAAAAAGGCAAAACTAATGGACCAAAGACCCCACAAGGCCACATGATAAGAGTGTAATTGTACACTATTTAATTATATCAAATTCCTCTATATCTTAGTGGTTAGCGTAGTTCTCGATATTTTCTAGTTAATTACTTTGTGTTTTCTACGTATGGTGATTCTAGTTGGAtctctaaatttgatatttaggcctccagttttttttttcaattattaatagattaTGTCAAGTCATAAGACAAATAAGGATAATGAGAGAAAaatgaatacacacacacacacacactcttcgTACCTCccacaaatataacattcaattaaaaaaaaaattccggaatttccttatattgcctatattattttataatttacctaaaacaattaggtaaaaataataatttctatacatgatccatttaatacaaaagtaaatttaaaataatctgatttgaaatttccttaactaaattcattgaatattataatatagttattactcgatcttccaactcaaaacccttgaaatccttcttttagcaaattcaaagggattccAGGAACATGTTAAGATTGAAAACTAAcctttgattaattttggtgagggagagacctactcataagagagcaatatcatgtcattttgattcattcttcttctcatggttgaagatagatataaaaagtagagtaacataTTGTTGTATTTCATGTTTAAGGGTGTTTTAGTAAAAATAAGGGTGTCTACTCAGCTTtttaagtattctaaaaagtaaattagagatGTACTCAAAGTTCGAAAAAAcactaggcgctagtcgggcggtagaTAGGAGACTAGTGCCTaagcggttttgtattttttttaatttatattttaatttttattatatttaactatatatatataattaactatttttttaattaaatagaaATAGCTTTGACTAGTATTCAATTATCCATTCATATGTCTGAgacccttttcaaaaaaataaaaataagagtatgttaaagtaaaattgagatggaATTGGTTTGCTTATTTTATTTCATAGTCCCCTTATATAGGGATGGAATtataacggaaatatcaattacaatgataacattaaatgctgattgatccgtaattgtgctgattgatggtaatcgctaatTCCTTTATTCCCTCTCTGTCAGTCACTTTGATGAAGgtacataatatgtttttcctttaacactcccccttgcgccaagtcaaagacgaaatggtgcatgagttgttgcctcactaaaaaccttgccaagtaacaataaaaactttgtgggacaaaaaaatacaccttggtcgaaggaaaagagcacaacgcaccttctacgtTTGAGTATGACATTTGTGTATTAGACtcccccctgacgtctacacctccccttgatccttacattaatcaagggagcttggaaagttttcgcattcctatgcttttcacatgtttctcaaatatggccttaggcaatgatttggtgaacaaatctgctacattctcctcaaaccttacttgattcacttgaatcttgaggagggcctgttgttgctgatagTAGAAATATTTtggcaatatgtgttttgtattatcacccttgatatatcctagcttcatttgttcgatgcaagctgcattattttcataaatgcaagtagtatcagtggtagaactcaaaccactagtccctcgaatatgtgtaatgatagttcttaaccatacacactcacgaactgcCTCacgtagagcaatgatctctgagtggttcgaggaggtagccacaagggtttgcttggttgatctccaagatatcgccgtgttcccattggtaaatacataaccagtttggaaacgatctttatgtgggtcagagatgtatccagcatcagcaaaaccgaccaaaacgtcatttggagttttagtgtagtgagtggcatttttgccatcaacatttcctatagggattgcagttccatctgcgatccctcttgtctctctatagggaaagaacagtcccaagtcaatagctctttttaggtatcgaaaattgttcttgataccattccagtgacgctgcgttggcgctgagctaaatctagctaacaagttcactgagaatgcaatgtctggtcgagtacattgggctaagtacaataataatTTCatctcccaacacctctttgtCATCTTCATTTGGACGAAAtgaatctttctttgcatccaaacttcaaccgatcatgggagtgctagcaggatgcactttgtccatgttaaatttcctgacttttggacatacgcagattGGTGgaatagtattccacaaactcggtgttctagttcaaggcctagacaaaattgagttttcccaagatccttcatctcaaattcggatttcaaatagctcgcggtttcttttatttcatcaagagtacctattatgttcagatcattgacatatactgctacaattgcaaatccggaacttgttttctttatgaatacgcaggggcataattcatcgttcttatatcccttctcaatcaagtagtcacttagacgggtataccacatctgcCCGGATTATTTCAAtctgtaaagtgagcgtttcaacctaattgcaaacgcactccgtggtttagagtcacttgacttgggtaatgtaaggccatcaggcactttcatatatatatatatatgaatcaaaatccccatagagatatgcagtaaccacatccatgagctgcatttccagtcctttggaaactactaagctaactaagtagcg is a window from the Rosa chinensis cultivar Old Blush chromosome 2, RchiOBHm-V2, whole genome shotgun sequence genome containing:
- the LOC112190860 gene encoding type I inositol polyphosphate 5-phosphatase 5 isoform X1 — protein: MSSPGGDANLDMTKATDTVIITSDTAITPDSSVKNEKKKKSIIPRLFGAKRTARESSESDGDGDLGISLSFSFSLFLSLSCSFNKFFSLIDLEKKIEERKKAFMEAAPMMRKSFSERHTSPGIQSLNLSNFEQHSMLPSIETKEFRIFVATWNVGGKSPNNGLNLEDFLQVEGSSDIYVLGFQEIVPLSAGNVLVIEDNEPAAKWLTLISQALNKPQNACTNTFCCSSDSSSHGSNKSSHNKESKSPGSLNFFQKPSLKVISKSFRADSRILKSCNCPFEFPSRERRRLRKLSDPADSKLDSSYGSCDGRVDEFLATAGLQSLPSSEMSYSLITSKKMVGIFVSVWVRRELVQHVGHLRVSTVGRGIMGCLGNKGCISISMTLHQTSFCFVCSHLASGEKEGDELKRNADVVEILKGTQFPKICKNPNRLPCERIVDHDRVIWLGDLNYRVALSYEETRVLLEDNDWDALLEKDQLNIEREAGRVFDGFKEGQIYFAPTYKYSHNSDSYAGETAKSKKKRRTPAWCDRILWRGEGFEQLSYIRGESRFSDHRPVCAVFSVEVNLLRSKNNRFRKGYSCAAPRFEFDACMPQRHSFYEL
- the LOC112190860 gene encoding type I inositol polyphosphate 5-phosphatase 5 isoform X2, with product MSSPGGDANLDMTKATDTVIITSDTAITPDSSVKNEKKKKSIIPRLFGAKRTARESSESDGDGDLDLEKKIEERKKAFMEAAPMMRKSFSERHTSPGIQSLNLSNFEQHSMLPSIETKEFRIFVATWNVGGKSPNNGLNLEDFLQVEGSSDIYVLGFQEIVPLSAGNVLVIEDNEPAAKWLTLISQALNKPQNACTNTFCCSSDSSSHGSNKSSHNKESKSPGSLNFFQKPSLKVISKSFRADSRILKSCNCPFEFPSRERRRLRKLSDPADSKLDSSYGSCDGRVDEFLATAGLQSLPSSEMSYSLITSKKMVGIFVSVWVRRELVQHVGHLRVSTVGRGIMGCLGNKGCISISMTLHQTSFCFVCSHLASGEKEGDELKRNADVVEILKGTQFPKICKNPNRLPCERIVDHDRVIWLGDLNYRVALSYEETRVLLEDNDWDALLEKDQLNIEREAGRVFDGFKEGQIYFAPTYKYSHNSDSYAGETAKSKKKRRTPAWCDRILWRGEGFEQLSYIRGESRFSDHRPVCAVFSVEVNLLRSKNNRFRKGYSCAAPRFEFDACMPQRHSFYEL